In one Spirosoma rigui genomic region, the following are encoded:
- a CDS encoding SusC/RagA family TonB-linked outer membrane protein, whose amino-acid sequence MRRNLLVSFLLVCSLWATAWAQDRKVTGKVTSAEDGNAIPGVSVILKGSGRGANTDADGNYSISLPASGGTLVVSFVGTTTQEIPVGNRSEIDVKLVTDSRQLSEVVVTGVGVATDKRKLGIAVESVSSKNLPQTPTASIDQALVGKIAGAQISSGNGTPGAPVNIVLRGINTINRGTAPILIIDGVQVDASNYDTNGNFNSNPTALLSSIDPNTIERVEVVQGAAAATLYGAQGANGVIQVFTKKGKSGKLNIDISSGITRNEYLNVGGVAKSQFNGFITDAQNNVIGTSGKPLTFDPNTLIYSENVQYSPLDVNNKADKPYTANLKFIDHYAYFFKPSTTYNNSISLSGGRDKFDFAVSASNNQQESNIINNGGYQRSNIVTNIGVELAKGLTFRTTTQLIYTKNTIKSNDRNILYALNNARPFADFSALDPDGNPGIYYGDAVGVNHNNPSYWQRYTDNKDNKVDIIQNLNLNYKVNKFIDLDAKYGINYSRQEIITTYPNQVNNRNVQAYSGSNYWGNYATDASGEIDNYSLNSTYQNFLASAFLNTDFQNDFKLNIPIRTSTQIAFDYRNRKSSEYNTYSLSLPTYEPFTAAQASTFKTFRDYTEPFITYGYLLNQRIDFGDLAGVSGGFRTDFSSAFGQASKPFTFPRGDAYFRISALKFWEGSAISGIFPEFKFRAAYGQAGIQPRPFDRYQVLNTRTLGNANSFYTPASQPNPDLNVEVSSELEIGTDLALTPFKASNWLSSIRLSATYWKRSTDNAIYDVNAAPSSGINSIKDNAFSLGSNGLQASLNATIFRTGDFSWNLTTNFGRQTSKITAVKGGAEVVVLSNAGSTNYVLKAGEKIGQLYGYVSIHQVDARDPNGNFYIPADQQANYTVASNGYVVSKATKQPFFSANKYSFGDPNPLFNMSFINEFTFKNFLTFGFQFDWVQGSHVYNQTKEWMYRDGIHADYAKPFTIEGQTGAWTAFYRGVYAQRAANGTKDYFYEDASFVRLRNVQVGVDFSKIANVPVLRRAQLVLSGRNLLTFTKYTGYDPEISSGTGNSAWDRGTDHNTMPNVRSYQATLNIGF is encoded by the coding sequence ATGAGGAGAAATTTATTAGTGAGTTTCCTATTGGTTTGCTCACTCTGGGCCACAGCATGGGCGCAGGACCGGAAAGTGACAGGGAAGGTTACATCGGCAGAAGATGGTAATGCCATCCCCGGCGTATCTGTCATTCTGAAGGGCTCAGGCCGGGGAGCAAACACGGATGCAGATGGAAATTATTCAATTTCCCTGCCCGCGTCCGGTGGTACGCTGGTCGTAAGTTTCGTAGGCACAACGACGCAGGAAATTCCGGTTGGAAACCGGTCGGAAATCGACGTGAAGCTCGTCACCGACAGCCGCCAGTTGAGCGAAGTGGTCGTGACGGGGGTGGGGGTAGCCACCGACAAGCGTAAGCTGGGTATTGCGGTTGAATCAGTATCATCGAAGAACCTGCCGCAAACGCCTACGGCCTCGATCGACCAGGCGCTGGTGGGTAAAATTGCCGGTGCGCAGATCTCCAGCGGCAACGGAACGCCCGGTGCGCCCGTAAATATTGTCCTGCGCGGAATCAATACCATTAACCGGGGCACAGCACCGATCCTGATTATCGACGGGGTGCAGGTCGACGCGTCGAACTACGATACCAACGGTAACTTCAACAGTAACCCAACGGCGCTGCTCAGTTCGATCGACCCGAACACGATTGAGCGGGTAGAGGTTGTGCAGGGTGCGGCGGCTGCTACGTTATACGGTGCACAAGGCGCTAACGGGGTTATTCAGGTGTTCACCAAAAAAGGAAAATCGGGTAAACTCAACATCGACATCTCGTCGGGTATCACGCGTAACGAATACCTCAACGTGGGTGGTGTGGCCAAATCGCAGTTCAACGGCTTCATCACCGACGCTCAGAACAACGTAATCGGTACGTCGGGCAAACCCCTGACGTTTGATCCGAACACGCTGATCTACAGTGAAAACGTTCAGTATAGTCCGCTCGATGTCAACAATAAGGCCGATAAGCCCTACACGGCTAACCTGAAATTCATCGATCACTACGCCTATTTCTTCAAGCCATCGACGACCTATAACAACAGCATTTCGCTGTCGGGTGGCCGCGACAAGTTCGACTTTGCCGTGTCGGCATCGAACAACCAGCAGGAGAGTAACATCATTAACAATGGCGGCTATCAGCGCAGCAACATCGTCACGAACATTGGGGTTGAACTGGCCAAGGGACTGACTTTCCGGACAACGACGCAGCTCATCTACACCAAGAACACGATCAAGTCGAACGACCGGAACATTTTGTATGCGTTGAACAACGCCCGGCCTTTCGCTGATTTCTCGGCGCTCGATCCCGACGGAAATCCGGGGATCTACTACGGTGATGCCGTTGGCGTTAACCACAACAACCCAAGCTACTGGCAGCGGTACACCGACAACAAAGACAACAAAGTTGATATCATTCAGAACCTGAATTTGAACTACAAAGTCAACAAGTTCATCGATCTGGATGCCAAATACGGTATCAACTACTCGCGGCAGGAGATCATCACGACCTATCCCAACCAGGTCAACAACCGGAACGTGCAGGCCTACAGCGGCAGTAACTACTGGGGTAACTACGCCACCGATGCATCGGGTGAGATTGATAACTACAGCCTGAACTCGACCTATCAGAACTTCCTGGCATCGGCGTTCCTCAACACCGACTTTCAGAATGATTTCAAACTGAACATTCCAATCCGCACGTCGACCCAGATTGCATTTGACTACCGGAACCGCAAGTCGAGCGAGTACAATACGTATAGCCTGTCGCTGCCCACCTACGAACCGTTCACGGCTGCGCAGGCATCGACGTTCAAAACCTTCCGCGATTACACGGAGCCGTTCATCACCTACGGGTATCTGCTGAACCAGCGGATTGATTTTGGTGATCTGGCCGGTGTATCGGGCGGTTTCCGGACTGACTTCTCGTCGGCCTTCGGGCAGGCATCGAAGCCATTCACCTTTCCCCGTGGGGATGCCTACTTCCGGATTTCGGCCCTGAAGTTCTGGGAAGGCAGCGCCATTTCGGGCATTTTTCCCGAGTTCAAATTCCGGGCCGCTTACGGGCAGGCGGGTATCCAGCCCCGTCCCTTCGACCGCTACCAGGTGCTGAACACCCGTACGCTGGGTAACGCCAACTCGTTCTATACCCCCGCCAGCCAGCCGAATCCGGACCTGAACGTAGAGGTATCGTCGGAACTGGAAATTGGTACAGATCTGGCCCTGACGCCGTTCAAAGCATCGAACTGGCTGAGCAGCATCCGGTTATCGGCTACGTACTGGAAACGGTCGACCGACAACGCCATCTACGACGTCAATGCAGCACCGTCGTCGGGTATCAACTCCATCAAGGATAATGCCTTCTCGCTGGGTTCCAATGGTTTACAAGCCTCGCTGAACGCGACGATTTTCAGGACGGGAGATTTCTCCTGGAACCTGACCACCAACTTTGGTCGGCAAACGTCCAAAATCACGGCGGTAAAAGGAGGGGCTGAAGTGGTTGTTCTGTCGAACGCCGGTAGCACCAACTACGTCCTGAAAGCAGGTGAAAAAATCGGTCAGCTATACGGCTACGTATCCATCCACCAGGTCGATGCCAGAGATCCAAACGGGAATTTTTACATCCCGGCCGATCAGCAGGCCAACTACACCGTGGCCAGCAACGGCTACGTCGTAAGCAAGGCCACGAAGCAGCCGTTCTTCTCGGCTAACAAGTACAGCTTCGGCGATCCGAACCCGCTGTTCAATATGTCGTTCATCAACGAGTTTACCTTCAAAAACTTCCTGACGTTTGGTTTCCAGTTCGATTGGGTGCAGGGCAGCCACGTGTATAACCAGACGAAAGAATGGATGTACCGCGACGGTATCCACGCCGATTACGCCAAGCCGTTCACCATTGAAGGGCAGACGGGTGCCTGGACCGCTTTCTACCGCGGGGTATATGCCCAACGGGCGGCCAACGGGACCAAAGATTACTTCTACGAAGATGCGTCGTTCGTTCGGCTGCGGAACGTACAGGTGGGCGTTGACTTCAGCAAAATTGCCAATGTACCGGTATTGCGCCGGGCGCAACTCGTTTTGTCGGGTCGTAACCTGCTGACCTTTACAAAGTACACGGGTTATGATCCGGAAATCAGCTCAGGTACGGGTAACTCGGCATGGGATCGCGGAACGGACCACAATACGATGCCAAACGTACGGTCGTATCAGGCAACGCTGAACATCGGTTTCTAA
- a CDS encoding monooxygenase — protein sequence MKKRSKGIFLLLLLMATVLRAQPPTYTADIQPIITRHCAPCHQPGGVGPFSLLTYPDVVKRSKFIAKVTQARYMPPFPADRAFQHYANERGLSDAEISTIQAWVTGGLEEGKKKRGRADGDEMLPADSRKPDLVLPIKPYAIHGDGREDFRYFHVPMNLREDVWVEAIEFVPGNRKLVHHSRLMVDSTGTMAGIDGISEDDPHLRDFQRTPLADEFLYGWVPGNDRVTFPAGAAKRIRKGSDLIMNIHYAPSAKADQDQSEVRLYFAKTPVARVVKTLSLTENNISNQPFQLPANTRPAFYMNYGPLPDTIRLLSVLPHMHRLGQSVKAFAITPDGEAINLINIPSWDYNWQLTYFFRNTLVLPKGSTIIAEAHYDNTDQNPLNPNRPVKTVGYGWNSTDEMMNLVFYYVK from the coding sequence ATGAAGAAGCGGTCAAAGGGTATCTTTTTGCTTTTGCTATTGATGGCTACCGTGCTACGGGCGCAGCCACCAACCTACACGGCCGATATTCAGCCAATCATTACCCGGCATTGTGCTCCCTGCCACCAGCCCGGTGGCGTTGGCCCCTTTAGTCTGCTTACGTATCCGGATGTAGTAAAGCGGAGTAAATTTATTGCCAAAGTTACCCAGGCGCGGTATATGCCGCCCTTCCCCGCCGATCGGGCGTTCCAGCACTATGCCAACGAACGAGGTTTATCGGATGCCGAAATCAGTACGATTCAGGCCTGGGTAACTGGCGGACTGGAAGAAGGAAAAAAGAAACGGGGACGTGCGGACGGCGATGAGATGCTACCCGCTGACAGCCGCAAACCCGACCTGGTGCTGCCGATAAAACCGTATGCCATTCATGGCGACGGCCGGGAGGATTTTCGGTATTTCCACGTTCCCATGAATTTACGGGAAGATGTATGGGTAGAAGCCATTGAGTTTGTGCCGGGAAACCGTAAACTGGTTCACCACAGCCGCCTGATGGTCGATTCGACGGGAACGATGGCGGGTATCGACGGAATCAGTGAAGACGACCCGCACCTGCGCGATTTCCAGCGGACGCCCCTGGCCGATGAGTTTTTATATGGGTGGGTACCGGGTAACGATCGGGTCACGTTTCCGGCGGGCGCGGCCAAACGTATTCGCAAGGGCAGTGATCTGATCATGAATATCCACTACGCGCCCTCTGCTAAAGCCGATCAGGATCAATCGGAAGTGCGCCTGTATTTCGCTAAAACGCCCGTAGCGCGGGTGGTAAAAACCCTGTCGCTCACCGAAAATAACATTTCTAACCAACCTTTCCAGCTTCCGGCTAATACCCGCCCTGCTTTTTACATGAACTACGGGCCGCTGCCCGACACCATTCGGCTACTGTCGGTGCTGCCGCACATGCACCGGTTGGGCCAGTCGGTGAAAGCGTTTGCCATCACGCCCGACGGTGAAGCGATCAACCTGATCAACATCCCCAGCTGGGATTACAACTGGCAACTCACCTACTTTTTTCGAAATACACTGGTGCTGCCGAAAGGGTCGACAATTATTGCCGAAGCCCACTACGATAATACTGACCAGAATCCGCTTAATCCAAACCGGCCCGTTAAAACGGTTGGCTATGGCTGGAATTCGACCGACGAAATGATGAATCTGGTCTTTTACTACGTGAAATAA
- a CDS encoding SusD/RagB family nutrient-binding outer membrane lipoprotein, with protein sequence MINTKNIARTLALAGIISIASSCDYTELDINKDPNKPATGSLGLLLPVAENAARNAFEAVNSSAMGFAGLWNSSDAYNLSNTSFQGTWNGAYQNLQSMEEMLRATEDGKNPRYRGIALVLKAYAMGNYVDMFGDMPYSEAWKGNAAEPNKTPAFDKDAAIYEDLLKLCDQAVVELAKPQPVAVINDYMGGGNATTWTRIAKTVKLRLLLNSRKGRTNGNAELKAAFDAGGYITTPAQNWSYLYSKQISPERNTHPWFITYTGTSDPTYINHQLMGEMILNKDPRLPFYFYRQTSRILDQNNPTDRGTTPFGGSYLPLRASFLDEYKKAFGITGAIPTTDLAYIAGYFGRDRADVSGAAADGPLRTAPGTYPAGGVFSDRSVTATALTGQAALNFGGDGQWPLIHSWNTKYYQVEAILDGTGVTGDPKALFEAAMREQIAVVVAQGLKSDPTRAKAPAQAEVDAYVKAWLDLYDAATSTQSKLNVVAKQIWFSSWGQGMDMWNLQRRTGYPIQSQFKQFSVGIQAPISKPPRQYALRLPYPQAEGALNPNASKYITDVIFDRDPIFWDKVKVKWEY encoded by the coding sequence ATGATTAATACAAAAAACATTGCCAGGACACTGGCACTGGCTGGAATCATCAGCATAGCCAGTTCGTGTGATTACACCGAACTGGACATCAACAAAGACCCCAACAAACCGGCAACCGGCTCATTGGGTCTACTTTTACCCGTAGCAGAGAATGCCGCACGCAATGCATTTGAAGCCGTCAATAGCAGTGCGATGGGCTTTGCGGGACTCTGGAATTCCAGCGATGCCTATAATCTCAGTAATACCAGCTTCCAGGGAACCTGGAACGGTGCTTACCAAAACCTGCAGAGCATGGAAGAGATGCTGCGGGCGACGGAAGACGGCAAGAACCCTCGCTACCGGGGCATTGCTCTGGTCCTCAAAGCGTATGCGATGGGTAACTACGTGGATATGTTCGGCGATATGCCGTACTCGGAAGCCTGGAAGGGTAACGCGGCCGAACCCAATAAAACGCCGGCTTTCGACAAGGATGCCGCTATTTATGAAGACCTGCTCAAGCTCTGCGATCAGGCTGTTGTCGAACTCGCTAAGCCCCAGCCGGTTGCCGTAATCAACGACTACATGGGTGGCGGTAACGCAACTACCTGGACGCGGATTGCCAAAACGGTTAAGCTGCGGTTACTGCTCAACTCGCGCAAAGGCCGCACTAATGGCAATGCCGAACTAAAGGCTGCTTTCGATGCGGGCGGGTATATTACAACCCCGGCGCAGAACTGGTCTTACCTGTACTCCAAGCAGATTTCACCAGAGCGTAACACCCACCCCTGGTTTATTACCTACACCGGTACGTCAGATCCAACGTATATCAACCACCAGTTGATGGGCGAAATGATCCTGAATAAAGATCCACGGCTGCCTTTCTACTTCTACCGGCAAACGTCGCGTATCCTGGACCAGAACAACCCAACCGACCGCGGCACTACGCCGTTTGGTGGGTCGTACCTGCCGCTCCGGGCCTCGTTCCTCGATGAGTACAAGAAAGCATTTGGCATCACCGGTGCCATACCAACGACTGATCTGGCCTACATAGCGGGTTACTTCGGACGCGACCGTGCCGACGTATCCGGTGCGGCTGCGGATGGACCACTGCGTACGGCTCCCGGAACTTATCCGGCAGGGGGCGTTTTTTCGGATCGCAGCGTAACTGCTACTGCACTGACGGGTCAGGCAGCGCTCAACTTTGGTGGTGACGGCCAGTGGCCCCTTATCCATAGCTGGAATACGAAGTACTACCAGGTCGAAGCGATTCTGGACGGAACCGGCGTAACGGGCGATCCCAAGGCGCTTTTCGAAGCCGCTATGCGTGAGCAGATTGCCGTCGTTGTAGCACAGGGCCTCAAGTCAGACCCGACCCGGGCAAAAGCACCCGCGCAGGCCGAGGTAGATGCGTACGTGAAAGCGTGGCTGGACTTGTACGATGCCGCTACGTCCACCCAGTCTAAACTGAACGTAGTGGCCAAGCAAATCTGGTTCTCGTCATGGGGACAGGGTATGGACATGTGGAACCTGCAACGTCGGACCGGCTATCCTATCCAAAGTCAGTTCAAGCAGTTCTCGGTGGGTATCCAGGCCCCCATTTCCAAGCCACCCCGCCAGTATGCGCTCCGGCTGCCTTATCCGCAGGCTGAAGGTGCCCTGAACCCGAATGCATCCAAGTACATTACCGATGTTATTTTTGATCGGGACCCGATTTTCTGGGATAAGGTAAAGGTGAAGTGGGAATACTAA
- a CDS encoding SusC/RagA family TonB-linked outer membrane protein: MSRILLVGILFVCSLWTPVWAQERTITGKVKAAEDGTPMPGVSVVIKGTTRGTNTDANGTYSITTPEKGGRLVFSFVGSASQEVEIGNKSVIDVTLANDAKQLGEVVVTALGQQRDKKALAYAVSNVKGDLLQQRSEPDPLRALSGKVPGVNITAGNGAPGAGTRITIRGNNSFTGNNQPLFVVDGIPFDNSVNQTAGYNQNTVTTNRAYDIDPNNIEAMTVLKGAAASALYGSRAANGVIVITTKSGSKSARKGLEINFNSSYSVENVSTVPDYQNTYTQGSNQTYNGGFIGNWGTVFPSEVDRVNAALGFERYSKVIDPDYPAGTIPHPLVDATVPYGAARYQTAFPELLQANGRGIPVPLVPHDIIGGFFRTGKVMENGIQINSTGDKTSLNASVSKTRNEGIIPNSFTDRTTLSFGGNATLNNSINVAGSVAYTNTNQQSPQSGAGYYADYGGLASAGSIYSRLFYLPRNYDLNAYPFENPVDGSNVFYRALDNPLWTAKYNLYNSAVNRVYGNMTMSYDITPWLNFTARGGLNTYSETRKNVLRPGGSFVPLGSVSRQDLTKTEVDFTFLATAQHDFTDKINAKLLVGFNPNQRTYTESSVAGAPVIDPNVLTIGGTLNQNAADYRNQRRLYGLFSELTVGYNNFLFLTGSVRNDHSSTLPAGNNSYYYPAISGSFVFTDVLNLPKNIINLGKLRANYAKVGKDADPYQVFTAYNLGRTFYNGTAISTANLPSQLNNVNLKPEFTAEVELGAELQFFNNRIGIDAAHFDRVSTDLIVTRELPRTSGFATEITNAGKISNKGWEVGLTLVPLRMSNGLTWTSFLAYTRIKSKVEDAGPGGEIFIGGTGLSSLGTIFRNGLPYGQIIGSKNARDESGNLLINPSTGLPIRAPKSDIIGDPNTKYQLGWTNTVNFKNFTLSVLLDYKAGGSLFSSTAASLLLRGQLKSSEDREGMRVIPGVLGDPSTYKPLLGEDGKPIKNTIAMTAFQYHFTDGYGAYGADEVNIYDATVVRLREVSLGYSVPKAFLQRYAKVLGSLRLSASGRNLWFYAPNMLKGLNFDPEVLSNFADSNIQGFDLGASPSTRRFGINLNASF, encoded by the coding sequence ATGAGTAGAATTCTACTGGTGGGTATACTTTTCGTGTGCTCACTCTGGACTCCCGTGTGGGCCCAGGAGCGAACAATCACGGGTAAGGTAAAGGCCGCCGAGGATGGAACGCCCATGCCTGGAGTATCAGTCGTAATTAAGGGAACAACACGCGGAACAAACACAGATGCCAACGGAACCTATTCGATCACGACGCCAGAAAAAGGTGGTCGGTTAGTATTCAGCTTCGTTGGCTCAGCGTCGCAGGAAGTTGAGATCGGCAACAAGTCAGTAATCGATGTGACGCTGGCAAATGACGCCAAGCAACTTGGCGAAGTCGTTGTAACGGCCCTGGGCCAGCAACGCGATAAAAAGGCGCTCGCCTACGCCGTTTCCAACGTAAAAGGCGATCTACTTCAGCAACGCTCCGAGCCAGATCCGCTGCGGGCACTATCGGGTAAAGTACCAGGGGTGAATATCACGGCTGGTAACGGAGCACCGGGTGCTGGTACACGCATCACCATTCGGGGAAACAACTCCTTCACGGGCAATAACCAGCCCCTTTTCGTTGTTGACGGTATTCCTTTCGACAACTCGGTAAACCAAACCGCCGGGTATAACCAAAACACGGTAACGACAAACCGGGCCTACGACATTGACCCCAACAACATCGAAGCCATGACCGTACTGAAGGGTGCGGCTGCATCGGCGCTGTATGGCTCGCGGGCGGCCAATGGCGTTATCGTTATCACCACAAAATCGGGTAGTAAATCGGCCCGGAAAGGACTTGAAATCAATTTTAACTCGTCATACTCCGTCGAGAACGTATCGACGGTTCCTGATTACCAGAATACGTATACCCAGGGTTCCAACCAAACCTACAACGGTGGATTCATTGGAAACTGGGGTACCGTTTTCCCATCCGAGGTTGATCGCGTAAACGCTGCCCTGGGTTTCGAGCGGTACTCGAAAGTAATTGATCCGGATTATCCGGCGGGTACCATCCCCCATCCCCTGGTCGACGCAACGGTTCCGTACGGTGCTGCGCGTTACCAGACCGCATTCCCTGAGTTGCTGCAGGCAAACGGCCGGGGTATCCCCGTACCACTCGTGCCGCACGATATTATTGGCGGCTTTTTCCGGACGGGTAAAGTGATGGAAAATGGTATACAGATCAACTCGACCGGCGACAAGACATCGTTGAACGCGTCGGTATCCAAAACCCGGAACGAGGGTATCATTCCAAACTCGTTCACTGACCGTACGACCCTCAGCTTTGGTGGTAACGCCACGCTCAACAACAGCATCAACGTAGCGGGTAGCGTAGCCTACACCAACACCAACCAGCAGAGCCCACAGTCGGGAGCCGGTTACTACGCTGACTACGGCGGCCTGGCATCTGCCGGTTCGATCTACAGCCGTCTGTTCTACCTGCCCCGCAACTATGACCTGAACGCCTATCCATTCGAAAACCCGGTGGATGGCTCGAACGTGTTCTATCGGGCGCTGGACAACCCACTCTGGACGGCTAAATACAACCTGTATAACTCCGCTGTAAACCGGGTGTACGGGAACATGACCATGAGCTACGACATTACGCCGTGGCTGAATTTCACCGCCCGTGGTGGTCTTAACACCTATTCGGAAACCCGGAAAAATGTGCTTCGCCCCGGTGGCTCGTTTGTGCCCCTCGGTTCAGTATCCCGGCAGGATCTGACCAAGACAGAAGTTGACTTCACCTTCCTGGCTACGGCGCAGCATGATTTCACGGATAAAATCAATGCCAAACTGTTGGTTGGTTTCAACCCGAACCAGCGTACATACACGGAGTCATCGGTTGCCGGCGCTCCCGTCATCGATCCAAACGTATTGACCATTGGGGGTACCCTGAACCAGAACGCAGCCGACTACCGGAACCAGCGCCGGTTGTACGGACTTTTCAGCGAACTGACGGTCGGGTACAACAACTTTCTGTTCCTGACAGGCTCGGTTCGTAATGACCACTCGTCGACGCTGCCCGCCGGTAACAACAGCTACTATTACCCGGCCATATCCGGTTCGTTCGTGTTCACCGACGTGCTGAACCTGCCAAAGAACATCATCAATCTTGGTAAACTGCGGGCTAACTACGCTAAAGTGGGTAAGGATGCCGATCCCTATCAGGTATTCACGGCTTATAACCTCGGCCGTACTTTCTACAACGGTACCGCTATCTCGACGGCTAACCTGCCGAGCCAGCTGAATAATGTCAACCTGAAGCCTGAGTTTACGGCGGAGGTAGAGTTAGGCGCTGAACTGCAATTCTTCAACAACCGGATCGGTATCGACGCGGCCCATTTCGACCGGGTATCAACCGACCTGATTGTTACCCGGGAGCTACCCCGTACATCGGGCTTCGCTACGGAGATCACGAACGCCGGTAAAATTTCCAACAAAGGGTGGGAAGTAGGCCTGACGCTCGTTCCCCTGCGGATGTCAAACGGACTCACCTGGACTTCGTTCCTGGCCTACACCCGCATCAAATCGAAAGTTGAAGATGCGGGTCCCGGTGGTGAGATCTTCATCGGTGGTACGGGCCTTTCATCGCTCGGAACGATTTTCCGGAACGGACTACCCTATGGTCAGATTATTGGGTCGAAGAACGCCCGGGATGAAAGCGGCAATCTGCTGATCAACCCATCGACGGGTCTGCCTATCCGCGCTCCTAAGTCAGACATCATTGGCGACCCGAATACGAAATACCAGTTGGGCTGGACCAACACGGTGAACTTCAAAAATTTCACCCTAAGCGTACTGCTTGACTACAAAGCCGGCGGTAGCCTGTTCTCAAGCACGGCAGCTTCGCTGTTGCTGCGCGGCCAGCTCAAGAGCTCCGAAGATCGGGAAGGGATGCGGGTAATTCCGGGCGTACTGGGCGACCCATCTACTTACAAGCCACTACTGGGTGAAGATGGTAAACCCATCAAGAATACCATTGCGATGACCGCTTTCCAGTATCACTTTACGGATGGATACGGCGCTTACGGGGCTGATGAAGTAAACATCTACGATGCTACGGTGGTGCGCCTGCGGGAAGTCTCGCTGGGCTACAGCGTACCCAAAGCGTTCCTGCAGCGGTATGCGAAAGTGCTTGGCAGCCTGCGTCTGTCGGCATCGGGCCGGAACCTGTGGTTCTACGCCCCCAATATGCTGAAAGGCCTGAACTTCGACCCTGAAGTACTGTCCAACTTCGCCGATTCAAACATCCAGGGTTTTGACCTGGGAGCTTCGCCATCGACGCGTCGCTTCGGCATTAACCTCAATGCTTCATTCTAA
- a CDS encoding patatin-like phospholipase family protein, giving the protein MRIGLVLSGGGARGIAHLGVVKALQEMGISFDQIAGTSAGAITGALLAQGYSPDESLKIIESSSFVRHLRPAWNRMGLLRIDTAIDLYRKYLPHDSFEALQIPLHVLAVDLNDGEQVVFDQGELIRPVLASCCLPGIFEPMLINKRQFVDGGVLNNLPVEIIENKVDRIIGSHCNVLGPRKPITSMRGVIERSLVLAVQSKTRERFGKCTVLIEPPQLAQYGTTDISKARELFRIGYQHTRSIAGQIDKSLHRPALEME; this is encoded by the coding sequence ATGAGAATCGGGTTGGTTTTGTCGGGCGGGGGCGCGCGGGGGATTGCTCACCTCGGGGTAGTAAAGGCCCTGCAGGAAATGGGTATATCGTTCGACCAGATTGCCGGAACCAGTGCCGGGGCCATTACGGGTGCCTTACTTGCTCAGGGTTACTCGCCCGACGAGAGTCTGAAAATTATTGAGTCGTCGTCGTTCGTGCGGCATCTGCGCCCCGCCTGGAATCGGATGGGACTGCTCCGGATCGATACGGCCATCGATCTGTACCGGAAATACCTGCCCCACGACTCATTTGAGGCCCTGCAGATACCGCTGCATGTGCTGGCCGTTGACCTGAACGATGGCGAGCAGGTTGTCTTTGACCAAGGCGAACTGATTCGGCCGGTGCTGGCTTCGTGCTGCCTGCCGGGCATCTTTGAGCCAATGCTCATCAACAAGCGCCAGTTTGTGGATGGGGGGGTGCTCAATAACCTGCCCGTCGAAATTATCGAGAACAAGGTTGACCGCATTATCGGATCGCACTGCAACGTACTGGGACCCCGGAAACCCATCACCTCCATGCGGGGCGTTATCGAGCGGAGTCTGGTACTGGCTGTCCAGAGCAAAACACGCGAACGGTTTGGTAAGTGTACTGTTCTGATCGAACCTCCCCAACTGGCTCAGTACGGGACGACAGACATCAGCAAAGCCCGTGAATTGTTCCGGATCGGTTATCAGCACACGCGATCCATTGCCGGACAAATTGATAAATCGCTGCACCGTCCCGCCCTGGAAATGGAGTGA